One genomic segment of Rivularia sp. PCC 7116 includes these proteins:
- the trpC gene encoding indole-3-glycerol phosphate synthase TrpC: protein MNNVTTTNRIHMLTRPRHILEEIVLHKRQEVAQMRLESPLAKVQEQLKDAPKVRDFLKALQDNSHSPSLIAEVKKASPSKGIIREDFDPVNIAQAYEKGGAACLSVLTDSRFFKGSFDNLRRVRKSVELPLLCKEFIVDLYQIYLARTAGADAVLLIAAILSDVQLKDFLRVIHSLKMTALVEVHTPSELDRVLRLPDVKLVGINNRNLKNFTVDLANTEKLIAQRKSQLQSFGITVISESGIYTPDDLDFVEKAGARAVLVGESLVRQPDVEDAVRKLLG, encoded by the coding sequence ATGAATAATGTGACAACTACCAATAGAATTCATATGCTAACTAGGCCCCGACACATACTTGAGGAAATAGTCTTGCATAAAAGGCAAGAAGTTGCTCAAATGCGATTGGAATCTCCTTTAGCTAAGGTGCAAGAACAACTAAAAGATGCACCAAAGGTAAGAGATTTTTTAAAGGCTTTGCAAGATAATTCTCACAGTCCTAGTTTAATTGCAGAAGTAAAAAAAGCATCGCCAAGTAAAGGAATTATTCGGGAAGATTTTGACCCAGTTAATATAGCCCAAGCATATGAAAAAGGGGGAGCCGCCTGTCTTTCAGTTCTCACAGACAGTCGTTTTTTTAAAGGTAGCTTTGACAACCTACGTAGAGTTAGAAAAAGCGTAGAATTACCGCTATTATGCAAAGAATTTATTGTTGATTTATATCAAATATATTTAGCTAGAACTGCGGGCGCTGATGCAGTACTCTTGATTGCAGCGATTTTATCCGACGTACAGTTGAAAGACTTTTTGCGGGTAATTCACAGCTTGAAAATGACAGCTTTAGTAGAAGTCCATACTCCTTCAGAATTAGATAGAGTGTTAAGACTTCCTGACGTAAAATTGGTCGGAATAAACAACCGCAATCTCAAGAATTTCACTGTAGATTTAGCAAATACAGAAAAATTGATTGCTCAAAGAAAATCGCAATTGCAAAGTTTCGGAATTACCGTTATTAGCGAATCTGGTATATATACACCTGATGATTTAGATTTCGTCGAAAAAGCTGGCGCTCGTGCCGTTTTAGTCGGAGAATCTTTAGTTAGGCAGCCCGATGTGGAAGATGCGGTACGAAAGCTGCTCGGATAA